In the genome of Brassica napus cultivar Da-Ae unplaced genomic scaffold, Da-Ae ScsIHWf_2810;HRSCAF=3587, whole genome shotgun sequence, one region contains:
- the LOC125602353 gene encoding receptor-like protein 53, with translation MEVTLLYIWTSLIHLFQGAFQTLSATSKHLKVLSFSDCKFTGKIPSSIGNLSHLNILDFGYNNLAGEIPTALFNLTKLSSLSLASNHFTGTLPHNINSLSNLNIFNAASNSFFGTVPSTFFNIPCLESLDLGDNQFSGPLEIGNISSMSKLQSLVLSKNNLTGPIPRSISKLVNLVYLDLSYLNTRGPLDVGIFWHLKSLQQLTLSHINTTIARIDLNAVLSLPLKSLSILDLSGSHVSVENMSSVSTLLSQLIYLFLSGCGITVFPEFISSLQYISMIDLSNNSIKGQVPAWLWRLPELHYAELSYNAINGFKEFPKDVSRTMMSSLFLNKNNLSREIPRAICDMTSLSVVDLSNNNFSGSVPQCLSNLIKRGR, from the coding sequence ATGGAAGTAACTCTCTTGTATATTTGGACGTCACTGATACATCTCTTTCAGGGAGCATTCCAGACTCTATCAGCAACCTCAAAACACTTGAAGGTTTTGAGTTTTTCCGACTGCAAATTCACAGGGAAGATTCCGTCTTCAATTGGAAACCTTTCTCATCTCAACATTCTTGACTTTGGTTATAATAACCTTGCTGGTGAAATTCCCACTGCGCTATTCAATCTTACAAAGTTATCATCCTTATCACTCGCCTCCAATCACTTCACAGGCACGCTTCCTCACAACATCAATTCACTCTCCAACTTGAATATCTTTAACGCGGCCTCAAACTCTTTCTTCGGAACAGTCCCTTCTACTTTCTTCAACATTCCTTGTCTGGAGAGTCTTGATTTGGGTGATAACCAGTTCAGTGGCCCTCTTGAGATTGGGAATATATCTTCAATGTCTAAGCTACAAAGCTTAGTTCTTTCAAAAAACAATCTCACAGGACCAATCCCTAGATCCATATCCAAATTAGTCAACCTTGTGTATCTTGATCTTTCCTATCTCAACACCCGAGGCCCACTTGACGTTGGTATCTTCTGGCATCTCAAGTCGCTCCAACAACTTACTCTATCCCACATAAATACCACCATTGCTAGGATTGATTTGAATGCAGTTTTATCCTTGCCTCTCAAGTCCTTGTCTATCTTGGATCTCTCAGGCAGCCACGTTTCAGTAGAAAACATGAGTTCAGTTTCCACCCTTTTATCGCAGTTGATATATTTGTTCTTGTCTGGCTGCGGTATCACAGTGTTCCCAGAGTTCATAAGCTCCCTACAATATATCTCTATGATAGACCTTTCTAACAACAGCATTAAAGGTCAAGTGCCCGCATGGTTATGGAGACTACCAGAATTACATTATGCTGAACTTTCCTACAACGCAATCAACGGTTTCAAAGAATTCCCAAAAGATGTCTCAAGAACGATGATGAGTTCACTATTTCTGAACAAAAACAACTTGTCTAGAGAGATCCCCAGAGCAATATGTGACATGACCTCTCTAAGTGTCGTTGATTTATCAAACAACAACTTCAGCGGATCTGTTCCACAATGCCTCAGCAATCTCATCAAGAGGGGTCGCTAA
- the LOC125602354 gene encoding 60S ribosomal protein L27-3-like: MVKFLKQNKAVILLQGRYAGKKAVIIRSFDDGNRERPYGHCLVAGLKKYPSKVIRKDSAKKTAKKSRVKCFIKVVNYQHLMPTRYTLDVDLKEVATLEALASKDKKVAALKEAKAKLEERFKTGKNRWFFTKLRF; this comes from the coding sequence ATGGTTAAGTTCCTGAAGCAGAACAAAGCGGTTATCCTCCTCCAAGGCCGTTACGccgggaagaaggcagtgatcATCCGCTCCTTCGACGACGGAAACCGCGAGCGTCCTTACGGACACTGCCTCGTCGCGGGACTGAAGAAGTATCCGAGCAAGGTCATCCGCAAGGACTCAGCCAAGAAGACGGCCAAGAAATCTCGAGTCAAGTGCTTCATCAAGGTGGTGAACTACCAGCATCTGATGCCTACTCGTTACACATTGGACGTGGATCTGAAGGAGGTTGCGACTCTGGAAGCTCTGGCTTCGAAGGACAAGAAGGTGGCGGCTCTTAAGGAGGCTAAGGCTAAGCTCGAGGAGAGGTTCAAGACCGGAAAAAACAGGTGGTTCTTTACCAAGCTTAGGTTCTGA
- the LOC106391514 gene encoding uncharacterized protein LOC106391514 codes for MDSDLEPVALTPQKQDSAWKHCEVYKYGDRVQMRCLYCKKMFKGGGITRVKEHLAGKKGQGTICDQVPEEVRLFLQQCIDGTVRRQRKRRRSSAEPLPIAYFPPEETQVVEGSYVNNGEVVAAAGGQSSGRTKQRTYRSRKNIVERSELANVEDLIGGDMDNLIPVAISSVKNIVHPSSKDREKTVHMAIGRFLFDIGADFDAVSSVNFQPLVDAIVSGGFGVSLPANEDIKSWILKSCVEEVKKDIDECRPLWKRTGCSVLVQESNKVLNFLVHCPEKVVFLRSFDASEILTSSSDDDDDDDDKLCEVLKEVVEEIGDTNVVQVITKCEDHYVSAGKKLMEAYPSLYWVPCAAHCVDKMLEEFGKIDWIREIIEQARTVTRIIYNHSGVLNLMKKFTYGNDILQPAFTTYSTNFATMARIAELKPHLQAMVTSSEWNECSYSKEAGGLAMTETINDESFWKALTLANNITVPLLRVLRIVCSVRRPGMGYVYAAVYRAKEAIKTHLVHREDYMVFWKIIDKWWLQQQRLPLHAAGFYLNPKFFYNIGEEMRSEIHLAVVDCIEKLVPEDTIQDIIGKDINSYKNAVGIFGRNLAIRARDTMLPAEWWSTYGESCLNLSRFAIRLLSQTCSSLVGSGRNLTPLKKVYESKNSIERQRLSDLVFVQYNMRLRRLGVESGDDNADPLSQSNMELLEDWVSRNQVCIEGNGSSDWKSLESFKRTEVAAVVIDETEDLGTGFDDGEIFKGEKEVSDEGYFTNISEKLFT; via the exons ATGGATTCAGATTTGGAGCCAGTAGCTCTCACACCACAGAAACAAGACAGTGCATGGAAGCACTGCGAGGTCTACAAATACGGAGACCGAGTCCAGATGAGATGTCTCTACTGCAAGAAGATGTTCAAAGGAGGCGGCATCACCCGCGTCAAGGAGCACCTCGCCGGCAAGAAAGGCCAAGGCACCATCTGCGACCAAGTCCCCGAGGAGGTCCGTCTCTTCCTCCAGCAGTGCATCGACGGCACCGTGAGGCGTCAGAGGAAGAGGCGGAGGTCCAGCGCTGAGCCTCTGCCTATAGCTTACTTCCCTCCGGAAGAGACTCAGGTCGTCGAGGGCTCTTACGTGAACAACGGGGAAGTAGTTGCAGCTGCAGGTGGACAGAGCTCGGGGAGGACGAAGCAGAGGACTTACAGGAGTAGGAAGAACATTGTAGAGAGAAGTGAGTTGGCGAATGTTGAGGATTTGATTGGTGGAGATATGGATAATCTGATCCCTGTTGCTATTAGTAGTGTTAAGAACATTGTGCATCCTTCTTCGAAGGACCGTGAGAAGACGGTTCACATGGCGATTGGGAGGTTCTTGTTTGATATAGGAGCTGACTTTGACGCTGTGAGCTCTGTTAACTTCCAGCCGTTGGTCGATGCGATTGTTTCAGGTGGGTTTGGTGTTTCTCTGCCTGCTAATGAAGACATCAAAAGTTGGATTTTGAAGAGCTGCGTAGAGGAAGTGAAGAAAGATATCGACGAGTGCAGGCCCCTGTGGAAGAGGACAGGCTGTTCTGTTTTAGTCCAGGAATCGAATAAAGTACTTAACTTCTTGGTTCACTGTCCGGAGAAAGTAGTGTTCCTGAGATCCTTTGATGCCTCAGAGATActcacttcttcttctgatgatgatgatgatgatgatgataagttGTGTGAGGTGCTTAAGGAGGTGGTTGAGGAGATAGGAGACACCAACGTCGTTCAAGTGATCACCAAATGCGAAGACCATTACGTCTCCGCAGGGAAGAAGCTGATGGAAGCCTATCCTTCTCTCTACTGGGTTCCTTGCGCTGCACACTGCGTAGACAAGATGCTCGAAGAGTTCGGGAAGATAGACTGGATAAGAGAAATCATCGAGCAAGCGAGAACCGTCACGAGGATCATCTACAACCACAGTGGCGTCTTGAACCTCATGAAGAAGTTCACTTACGGCAACGACATTCTCCAGCCAGCTTTCACCACTTACTCCACTAACTTCGCAACTATGGCGAGGATCGCTGAGCTAAAGCCTCATTTGCAGGCGATGGTGACATCATCCGAGTGGAACGAGTGTTCGTACTCAAAAGAAGCTGGTGGTTTAGCGATGACTGAGACCATCAACGACGAGAGTTTCTGGAAGGCGTTGACGCTGGCGAACAACATAACGGTTCCTCTTTTGCGCGTTTTAAGGATTGTTTGTTCTGTGAGGAGGCCTGGGATGGGGTATGTCTATGCGGCAGTGTATAGAGCGAAGGAAGCGATTAAGACGCATCTTGTTCACAGGGAGGATTACATGGTCTTCTGGAAGATTATAGATAAGTGGTGGTTGCAGCAGCAGCGTCTTCCTTTGCATGCTGCTGGTTTCTATCTTAACCCCAAGTTCTTCTACAACATTGGGGAAGAGATGCGTAGCGAGATACACTTAGCTGTGGTTGATTGCATAGAGAAGTTGGTTCCTGAAGATACTATTCAAGATATAATAGGAAAGGACATTAACTCTTACAAGAATGCTGTTGGGATCTTTGGAAGGAACTTAGCAATCAGAGCTCGAGACACAATGCTTCCTG CTGAGTGGTGGTCTACGTATGGAGAAAGCTGCTTGAACCTGTCACGATTTGCTATACGTCTTCTGAGTCAGACATGCAGCTCATTGGTTGGCTCTGGGAGAAACCTGACACCTTTGAAGAAAGTATATGAATCCAAGAACTCCATTGAGAGACAGCGTCTTAGTGATCTTGTGTTTGTTCAGTACAACATGCGTCTCAGAAGACT GGGGGTTGAAAGCGGAGATGACAATGCAGACCCGTTATCACAGAGCAACATGGAGCTTCTTGAAGACTGGGTTTCAAGAAACCAAGTTTGTATAGAAGGAAATGGAAGCTCGGACTGGAAGTCACTCGAGTCCTTTAAGAGGACAGAAGTAGCAGCGGTTGTCATCGATGAAACAGAAGACTTGGGGACAG GTTTCGATGATGGAGAGATATTCAAGGGAGAAAAGGAAGTGAGTGATGAAGGTTATTTCACAAACATATCGGAGAAGCTGTTCACGTGA
- the LOC106391518 gene encoding uncharacterized protein LOC106391518 yields MDGLSHIGLPVLGILAVSVVTFYAVSFAEIREKSFKDLYDSENGEGAGFKTSLSSRERRLKREANKKRPRS; encoded by the exons atggATGGGCTTAGCCATATCGGTCTCCCTGTTCTGGGAATACTCGCAGTCTCCGTTGTCACGTTCTACGCCGTCAGCTTCGCTGAGATCAGAGAG AAATCGTTTAAAGATTTGTACGACTCGGAGAATGGAGAGGGAGCAGGGTTCAAGACTTCACTAAGTTCCAGAGAGAGGAGATTGAAAAGAGAAGCAAATAAAAAACGTCCTCGTTCTTGA
- the LOC125602351 gene encoding receptor-like protein 53 encodes MEHNRINDTFPFWLGSLPELHLLVLRSNEFHGSLQYHPNVASFFPQVRIIDISHNDFTGTLPSHFFMYWSAMHSEGDGSGLEYMGYNYFYQDSMVLMNKGIELNYTKIRAILTLIDLSGNRLQGQVKALKVLNLSSNGFVGNIPSSLANLVQLESLDLSHNKLSGHIPRDLADLTSLCIIRVSHNKLVGMIPKSTQFQTQNVSGFEDNAGLSMNVE; translated from the exons ATGGAGCACAACAGAATCAACGACACTTTCCCATTCTGGTTAGGATCCTTACCAGAGCTACACCTACTAGTCCTCCGCTCCAATGAGTTTCATGGGTCACTACAGTACCATCCCAATGTTGCATCTTTCTTTCCTCAGGTACGAATCATCGACATCTCACACAATGACTTCACGGGAACCTTACCGTCACACTTCTTCATGTACTGGAGTGCTATGCACTCGGAAGGAGATGGTTCAGGACTGGAGTACATGGGATACAACTACTTTTACCAGGACTCAATGGTCTTAATGAACAAAGGAATAGAGTTGAACTACACCAAGATCCGTGCAATCTTAACACTAATTGATCTTTCAGGAAACAGACTCCAAGGTCAAGTGAAAGCTCTTAAAGTGCTAAACCTATCAAGCAACGGTTTTGTCGGCAACATACCTTCATCTTTGGCGAATCTGGTTCAGCTCGAGTCACTGGACTTATCACATAACAAGCTCTCTGGCCACATTCCTCGTGATCTTGCCGACCTCACAAGTCTATGTATCATAAGGGTTTCACACAACAAGCTCGTAGGGATGATTCCGAAAAGCACACAGTTTCAAACGCAGAACGTTTCGGGTTTTGAAGATAACGCTGGACTCTCGATGAATGTGGA GTGA